A stretch of the Streptomyces ortus genome encodes the following:
- a CDS encoding peptidoglycan D,D-transpeptidase FtsI family protein, translating to MSDREPPRRRVPAPARSAKPAPRPAARPAKPGSQRRPGPGARPARRPAQPRAKAPRVIRLGSPRPRLRLVSLALALVLIAFVVRLLQVQAVDASEYTAKAEKNRYLSRTLAAARGGITDRNGVDLAISVDANDITADPTLFTRKATKTGDAPEQAAALLGPILGKDTDELAAKLRTEKTRYVVLARRQTPQVWTQIKDLKSTLAEKAGAGGPANILAGVLQEPSSKRVYPNGELGAGILGWVNADGKGGGGIEQQLNGDLSGKDGEIRYAQSGGRQVPTAGSTEKPAVAGADVELTIDRDIQWAAQHAIAEQVEKSKADRGYVIVQDNRTGEILAMANSPGFDPNDLSAADGGALHNWGLEDAYEPGSTAKVMSMAAVLEEGAATPGTHVTVPNRLHRGDRLFKDDIDHPTWYLTLNGVLAKSSNIGTILATGQLGKTQREANKVLYSYLRKFGIGGYTGLDFPGETKGILAPADQWSTSQQYTIPFGQGVSVNAMQAASVYSTIANGGVRVEPTLVRGTKGADGQFTPAAKAKKTRVVSEKTAKTLAHMLESVVDDEEGTGAKARIPGYRVAGKTGTANRVDPATGRYRGYTSSFAGFAPADNPRVTVYCAIQNATKGSYFGGQICGPVYKEVLEFALKTLQVPPTGDTADRLPVTFTP from the coding sequence GTGTCCGACAGGGAACCCCCGCGCCGCAGGGTGCCCGCGCCCGCCCGGTCCGCGAAACCCGCCCCGAGGCCCGCCGCCCGCCCCGCGAAACCCGGCAGCCAGCGCCGCCCCGGACCGGGCGCCCGGCCCGCCCGCCGTCCCGCGCAGCCCCGCGCCAAGGCGCCGCGCGTCATCCGGCTGGGCAGCCCCCGCCCGCGGCTGCGCCTGGTCAGCCTCGCCCTGGCCCTCGTACTGATCGCCTTCGTCGTACGGCTCCTCCAGGTGCAGGCGGTCGACGCGAGCGAGTACACCGCCAAGGCCGAGAAGAACCGGTACCTCAGCCGCACGCTGGCCGCCGCCCGCGGCGGGATCACCGACCGCAACGGCGTGGACCTGGCGATCAGCGTGGACGCCAACGACATCACCGCCGACCCCACGCTCTTCACGAGGAAGGCGACGAAGACCGGCGACGCCCCCGAGCAGGCCGCCGCCCTGCTCGGCCCGATCCTCGGCAAGGACACCGACGAACTCGCCGCCAAGCTCCGTACGGAGAAGACCCGCTACGTAGTGCTCGCCCGCCGCCAGACCCCCCAGGTCTGGACGCAGATCAAGGACCTCAAGAGCACCCTCGCCGAGAAGGCCGGTGCGGGCGGCCCCGCGAACATCCTGGCGGGCGTCCTCCAGGAGCCCAGCAGCAAGCGGGTCTACCCGAACGGCGAGCTCGGGGCCGGGATACTGGGCTGGGTCAACGCCGACGGCAAGGGCGGCGGCGGCATCGAGCAGCAGCTCAACGGGGACCTGTCCGGCAAGGACGGCGAGATCCGCTACGCGCAGTCCGGCGGACGGCAGGTGCCGACCGCCGGTTCCACCGAGAAGCCCGCGGTGGCCGGTGCCGACGTGGAGCTGACGATCGACCGCGACATCCAGTGGGCCGCGCAGCACGCCATCGCCGAGCAGGTCGAGAAGTCCAAGGCGGACCGCGGCTACGTCATAGTGCAGGACAACAGGACCGGCGAGATCCTCGCGATGGCGAACTCGCCCGGCTTCGACCCCAACGACCTGTCCGCGGCCGACGGGGGAGCCCTGCACAACTGGGGCCTGGAGGACGCCTACGAGCCCGGCTCCACCGCCAAGGTGATGTCGATGGCAGCCGTCCTGGAGGAGGGCGCCGCAACCCCCGGCACACACGTCACCGTGCCCAACCGGCTGCACCGCGGCGACCGGCTCTTCAAGGACGACATCGACCACCCGACCTGGTACCTCACGCTCAACGGCGTCCTCGCCAAGTCCAGCAACATCGGCACCATCCTGGCGACCGGACAGCTCGGCAAGACCCAGCGGGAGGCCAACAAGGTCCTCTACTCCTACCTGCGCAAGTTCGGCATCGGCGGATACACCGGCCTGGACTTCCCCGGCGAGACGAAGGGCATCCTCGCCCCCGCCGACCAGTGGTCGACCTCCCAGCAGTACACGATCCCTTTCGGCCAGGGCGTGTCCGTCAACGCGATGCAGGCGGCCTCCGTCTACTCGACGATCGCCAACGGCGGCGTCCGCGTGGAACCCACCCTCGTCCGCGGCACGAAGGGGGCCGACGGGCAGTTCACCCCGGCGGCCAAGGCCAAGAAGACACGAGTCGTCAGCGAGAAGACCGCGAAGACCCTGGCACACATGCTGGAGTCCGTCGTGGACGACGAGGAGGGCACCGGCGCCAAGGCGCGCATCCCCGGCTACCGCGTGGCGGGCAAGACCGGCACGGCCAACCGTGTGGATCCGGCCACCGGCCGCTACCGCGGCTACACCTCGTCCTTCGCCGGGTTCGCGCCCGCCGACAACCCCCGGGTCACCGTGTACTGCGCCATCCAGAACGCCACCAAGGGCAGCTACTTCGGCGGCCAGATCTGCGGACCCGTCTACAAGGAGGTCCTGGAGTTCGCACTGAAGACCCTCCAGGTGCCGCCCACCGGGGACACGGCCGACAGACTCCCCGTCACCTTCACGCCCTGA
- a CDS encoding FtsB family cell division protein: protein MSEQETRLRGRAARLARLFPTGPGQAARTPFVLLVVLLLGGGLIGLLVLNSALSEGSFQLDDLQKDTKSLTDEEQALQRDVDAYSAPDALQRRARELGMVPGGDPAFLNPDGTVRGVPSAAADQSSVYVPLIRPPEALATEPAGTSPEPTPTATGLPAPSGAPEAATGTAGQPTPTSTTPGR, encoded by the coding sequence GTGAGTGAACAAGAAACCCGACTGAGGGGGAGGGCGGCCCGGCTCGCGCGGCTCTTCCCGACCGGTCCCGGACAGGCGGCCCGTACCCCCTTCGTCCTCCTGGTCGTGCTGCTGCTCGGGGGCGGGCTCATCGGACTCCTGGTGCTGAACTCCGCCCTCAGCGAGGGATCGTTCCAGCTCGACGACCTCCAGAAGGACACCAAGAGCCTCACCGACGAGGAACAGGCGCTCCAGCGTGACGTGGACGCCTACTCCGCCCCCGATGCCCTCCAGCGCCGCGCCCGCGAGCTCGGCATGGTGCCCGGCGGCGACCCGGCCTTCCTGAATCCCGACGGCACCGTCCGCGGCGTCCCCAGCGCCGCGGCCGATCAGTCGTCCGTGTACGTGCCCCTGATCCGGCCGCCCGAGGCGCTCGCCACGGAACCGGCCGGGACGTCCCCGGAGCCCACCCCGACGGCCACCGGACTCCCGGCGCCCAGCGGGGCGCCGGAGGCCGCCACCGGGACCGCCGGACAGCCCACGCCGACCTCTACGACTCCCGGCAGGTGA
- the rsmH gene encoding 16S rRNA (cytosine(1402)-N(4))-methyltransferase RsmH: MSNSRHVPVMLQRCLDMLAPALEAPGAVVVDCTLGLGGHSEALLARFPEARLVALDRDKEALRLSGERLAPFGDRAELVHAVYDELPDVLDRLGIASVQGVLFDLGVSSMQLDEADRGFAYAQDAPLDMRMDQTTGIGAAEVLNTYPPGELVRILRAYGEEKQAKRIVSAVVRERDKEPFTNSARLVELIRDSLPQAAKRTGGNPAKRTFQALRIEVNGELTVLERAIPAAVKALAVGGRIAVLSYHSLEDRLVKQVFAAGAATTAPPGLPVVPERYQPRLKLLTRGAELPTEEEVAENRRAAPARLRGAQRIREDAE, from the coding sequence TTGAGCAACAGTCGACATGTCCCGGTGATGCTCCAGCGGTGCCTGGACATGCTGGCCCCCGCACTGGAGGCACCGGGAGCCGTGGTCGTCGACTGCACCCTCGGCCTCGGCGGCCACAGCGAGGCCCTGCTCGCCCGCTTCCCCGAGGCCCGTCTCGTCGCCCTCGACCGCGACAAGGAGGCACTGCGCCTCTCCGGGGAGCGGCTCGCCCCCTTCGGCGACCGCGCCGAGCTGGTGCACGCGGTCTACGACGAACTCCCCGACGTGCTCGACCGCCTGGGCATCGCGAGCGTCCAGGGCGTCCTCTTCGACCTGGGCGTCTCCTCCATGCAGCTCGACGAGGCGGACCGCGGCTTCGCCTACGCCCAGGACGCGCCGCTCGACATGCGCATGGACCAGACGACCGGCATCGGAGCGGCCGAGGTGCTCAACACCTACCCGCCCGGCGAACTCGTCCGGATCCTGCGGGCGTACGGCGAGGAGAAGCAGGCCAAGCGGATCGTGTCCGCGGTCGTCCGCGAGCGCGACAAGGAGCCCTTCACCAACAGCGCGCGGCTCGTCGAGCTGATCCGCGACTCCCTGCCGCAGGCGGCCAAGCGCACCGGCGGCAACCCCGCCAAGCGCACGTTCCAGGCGCTGCGCATCGAGGTCAACGGCGAACTCACCGTCCTGGAGAGGGCGATCCCCGCCGCCGTGAAGGCGCTCGCCGTCGGCGGCAGGATCGCCGTGCTGTCGTACCACTCCCTGGAGGACCGGCTCGTGAAGCAGGTGTTCGCGGCGGGCGCCGCCACCACCGCGCCGCCCGGACTGCCGGTCGTCCCCGAGCGCTACCAGCCCCGGCTCAAGCTCCTGACGCGCGGTGCCGAACTCCCCACCGAGGAGGAGGTCGCGGAGAACCGGCGGGCCGCTCCCGCACGGCTGCGCGGGGCGCAGCGCATCAGGGAGGACGCCGAGTGA
- a CDS encoding beta-class carbonic anhydrase codes for MTTSASVPTEPEDATARPGTVTDRLVDANERYADAFTDPGMDARPVLRVAVVACMDARLDLHAALGLELGDCHTIRNAGGVVTDDVIRSLTISQRALGTRSVVLIHHTGCGLESLTEEFRHDLEMEVGQRPAWAVEAFRDVEQDVRQSMQRVRTSPFLLHSDDVRGFVFDVKTGLLSEIDPT; via the coding sequence ATGACGACTTCCGCATCCGTTCCCACCGAACCCGAGGACGCCACGGCACGCCCCGGCACCGTCACGGACCGCCTGGTCGACGCCAACGAGCGGTACGCCGACGCGTTCACCGACCCGGGCATGGACGCCCGGCCGGTACTGCGCGTCGCGGTCGTGGCCTGCATGGACGCCCGTCTCGACCTGCACGCCGCGCTCGGCCTCGAACTCGGCGACTGCCACACCATCCGCAACGCGGGCGGCGTGGTCACCGACGACGTGATCCGCTCCCTGACCATCAGCCAGCGCGCGCTCGGCACCCGCAGCGTCGTGCTCATCCATCACACCGGCTGCGGCCTGGAGTCCCTCACCGAGGAGTTCCGCCACGACCTGGAGATGGAGGTCGGCCAGCGCCCGGCATGGGCGGTCGAGGCGTTCCGCGACGTCGAACAGGACGTACGGCAGTCCATGCAGCGCGTGCGGACCTCCCCGTTCCTTCTGCACTCCGACGACGTACGTGGTTTCGTGTTCGACGTGAAGACGGGTCTCCTGAGTGAGATAGACCCCACCTGA
- a CDS encoding AAA family ATPase codes for MTTYDDRASLTDLTATVERVRSSVEEVIEGKPEVVRLSLTVLLAEGHLLIEDVPGVGKTMLAKALARSIDCSVRRIQFTPDLLPSDITGVSIWDQQSREFEFKPGAIFAQIVIGDEINRASPKTQSALLESMEERQVTIDGHTYELPGPFMVVATQNPVEMEGTYPLPEAQRDRFMARVSIGYPSAEAELQMLDIHGGASPLDDLQPVAHAHEIVKLIDAVRTVHVADSVRRYAVDLVGATRNHPDLRLGASPRATLHLLRAAKASAALSGRDYALPDDVQALAVAVLAHRLLPTAQAQLNRRTAEQVVLEILQRTAVPAAPQPPGNPVIGRGASALGQQPPRRL; via the coding sequence GTGACGACCTATGACGATCGAGCGAGCCTTACAGATCTGACCGCCACTGTGGAGAGAGTCCGCAGTTCGGTGGAGGAAGTGATCGAGGGCAAGCCTGAGGTCGTACGGCTTTCGCTGACCGTGCTGCTCGCCGAGGGACATCTGCTCATCGAGGATGTCCCCGGCGTGGGCAAGACCATGCTGGCCAAGGCACTGGCGCGGTCCATCGACTGCTCGGTGCGACGTATTCAGTTCACGCCAGACCTGCTGCCCTCGGACATCACGGGGGTGTCCATCTGGGACCAGCAGAGCAGGGAGTTCGAGTTCAAACCGGGGGCGATCTTCGCGCAGATCGTGATCGGCGACGAGATCAACCGCGCGTCGCCCAAGACGCAGTCGGCGCTCCTGGAGTCCATGGAGGAGCGCCAGGTCACCATCGACGGGCACACCTACGAGCTGCCCGGCCCCTTCATGGTGGTGGCCACGCAGAACCCGGTCGAGATGGAGGGCACCTATCCGCTGCCGGAGGCGCAGCGGGACCGTTTCATGGCCCGGGTCTCCATCGGCTATCCCAGCGCGGAGGCCGAGCTGCAGATGCTCGACATCCACGGCGGGGCCTCGCCGCTGGACGACCTGCAGCCGGTGGCGCACGCGCACGAGATCGTGAAGCTCATCGACGCGGTCCGCACGGTGCACGTCGCCGACTCGGTCCGCCGGTACGCGGTCGACCTGGTCGGCGCCACCCGCAACCACCCGGACCTGAGACTCGGCGCCTCGCCGCGCGCCACACTGCACCTGTTGCGCGCCGCGAAGGCGTCCGCCGCTCTCAGCGGCCGGGACTACGCGCTGCCGGACGACGTCCAGGCCCTCGCCGTGGCGGTCCTGGCGCACCGGCTGCTGCCCACCGCCCAGGCCCAGTTGAACCGTCGTACGGCCGAGCAGGTCGTCCTGGAGATCCTCCAGCGCACGGCCGTGCCCGCGGCGCCCCAGCCGCCGGGCAATCCGGTGATCGGCCGCGGCGCGTCCGCCCTGGGCCAGCAGCCGCCCCGGAGGCTGTGA
- a CDS encoding DUF58 domain-containing protein, translating into MTTGGMPAATAEEDKGGLRTALAGLTTRGRSFLAAGIAAAVCAYVLGQSDLLRVGLLLAVLPLVCTAVLYRTRYRVAGSRRLSPARVPAGSEARVHLRMDNVSRLPTGLLMLQDRVPYVLGPRPRFVLDRVEALGRREVSYRVRSDLRGRYPLGPLQLRLSDPFGMCELTRSFSTYDTLTVVPRVEALPPVRLTGEAKGYGDGRHRSLALAGEDDVIPRGYRYGDDLRRVHWRLTARYGELMVRREEQPQRSRCTVLLDTRGIAFDGAGPDSAFEWAVSGAASTLVHMLERGFSVRLLTDTGTSVPGEGADGFAGASQESADAAGLMMDTLAVIDHSDGTGLSRAYEVLRGGNEGLLVAFLGDLDEEQASVLAKMRQRSGGAIAFLLDSGAWVRGAPDEQGEERLRMLREAGWTAVAVPPGVSLADLWREADRQRIGVASTGSTAGGGDS; encoded by the coding sequence ATGACCACCGGGGGGATGCCCGCAGCCACGGCCGAGGAGGACAAGGGGGGACTGCGCACGGCTCTCGCCGGGCTCACCACGCGCGGGCGGTCGTTCCTGGCCGCCGGCATCGCGGCGGCCGTCTGCGCGTACGTCCTGGGGCAGAGCGATCTGCTCCGGGTGGGGCTCCTGCTCGCCGTGCTGCCGCTGGTCTGCACGGCCGTGCTGTACCGCACGCGCTACCGGGTCGCCGGCAGCCGCCGGCTCTCCCCCGCGCGGGTGCCGGCGGGTTCCGAGGCACGGGTCCATCTGCGGATGGACAACGTCTCGCGGCTGCCCACCGGACTGCTGATGCTCCAGGACCGGGTGCCGTACGTGCTGGGGCCCCGGCCCCGGTTCGTCCTGGACCGGGTCGAGGCGCTCGGCCGGCGCGAGGTGTCGTACCGCGTGCGTTCGGACCTGCGCGGGCGCTACCCGCTGGGCCCGTTGCAACTGCGGCTCAGCGACCCCTTCGGCATGTGCGAGCTGACCCGTTCCTTCTCGACCTACGACACCCTCACCGTCGTCCCGCGCGTGGAGGCCCTGCCGCCGGTCCGGCTGACCGGTGAGGCGAAGGGGTACGGGGACGGGCGGCATCGCTCGCTCGCGCTGGCGGGCGAGGACGACGTGATCCCGCGCGGGTACCGCTACGGCGACGACCTGCGCCGGGTCCACTGGCGGCTGACCGCCCGCTACGGCGAGCTGATGGTGCGCCGCGAGGAGCAGCCGCAGCGGTCCCGCTGCACGGTGCTCCTCGACACCCGGGGCATCGCCTTCGACGGCGCGGGCCCGGACTCGGCCTTCGAGTGGGCCGTCTCGGGCGCCGCGTCGACGCTGGTGCACATGCTCGAACGGGGCTTCTCGGTGCGCCTGTTGACCGACACCGGCACCTCGGTGCCCGGCGAGGGCGCCGACGGGTTCGCCGGGGCCAGCCAGGAGTCGGCGGACGCGGCGGGGCTCATGATGGACACCCTGGCGGTGATCGACCACTCCGACGGTACGGGCCTGTCCCGGGCGTACGAGGTGCTGCGCGGTGGCAACGAGGGACTGCTGGTGGCCTTCCTCGGCGACCTGGACGAGGAACAGGCGTCGGTGCTCGCGAAGATGCGCCAGCGCAGCGGCGGGGCGATCGCCTTCCTGCTGGACAGCGGGGCATGGGTGCGGGGCGCCCCCGACGAACAGGGCGAGGAGCGGCTTCGGATGCTGCGTGAGGCGGGCTGGACCGCTGTGGCCGTCCCACCGGGCGTGAGCCTGGCCGACCTGTGGCGGGAGGCGGACCGGCAGCGCATCGGAGTCGCGTCCACGGGCAGCACGGCAGGAGGCGGTGACTCATGA
- a CDS encoding transglutaminase TgpA family protein, which produces MSGRARLALCAAAATLMASCALLPLVDPATWFLQAAFLVAVQTAVGAAARRVPLARPLTIAVQALVTLMLLTLSFAREHAVAGLLPGPDVFRYFGELLQAGADDVSRYSIPAPLSDGIRLMMVGGVVVIGLAVDALAVTFRSAAPAGLPLLALYSVAAGLADGGAGWIWFLLAATGFLVLLLAEGRDRLSQWGRVFGGGPRTPGGDPSGSPTAPVRTGRRIGAVALGVALVVPLALPALDGGLLDAARTGVAAGSGGGNTISAVNPLVSLSDSLNVDEDREVMSYRTNSEETQNLYLRIVSLDEFDGTAWKPAKRHVEDVPGTFPTPPGLSDDVRRTEVETRISAADWYAQDWLPLPYPASQVGINGKWRFEPVGRTLVGDHGQTTRGQEYTVKSLIVQPTADQLANAPEAPEVLKREFTRVPNSLPQVVAATARKITANSANDYERAVKLQDWFALEGGFTYDTEVKVGSGSQAIARFLRDKEGFCVHFSFAMASMARTLGIPARVAVGFTPGSPKSDGTMSVGLRDAHAWPELYFEGVGWTRFEPTPNRGSVPEYTRTETPGAAVPDPDAPSRSSSTAPSAAPSGSEECTAAEKKLEQPCTSESPQAAFGATNDDPPWWLSLLLWLAGGLAVGTLPLLPMLWRMRTRSVRLGSHSWTGSDTGAAASASGQEADGDTTRDLRLESHGRAEARTAAIALEAWQEVSDTAWDFGIPPDDSQTPRKAAARIVRVGQLEPEAAASVHRVADAVEQVLYAPSPRPAPGLGADVRRMTQGLRANAGRGTRLRALLAPRSSVRVVWAAAERWHALKYRTATRWAALVRRARPSEQSGGAGG; this is translated from the coding sequence ATGAGCGGGCGCGCGCGTCTGGCGCTGTGCGCCGCAGCGGCGACCCTGATGGCGTCCTGCGCCCTGCTGCCGCTGGTCGATCCGGCGACCTGGTTCCTCCAGGCGGCGTTCCTCGTCGCGGTGCAGACCGCGGTGGGCGCGGCGGCCCGGCGGGTGCCGCTGGCACGGCCGCTGACGATCGCGGTGCAGGCGTTGGTGACCCTGATGCTGCTGACGCTGTCGTTCGCCCGGGAGCATGCCGTCGCCGGGCTGCTGCCCGGCCCCGACGTCTTCCGTTACTTCGGTGAGCTGCTGCAGGCGGGCGCGGACGACGTCAGCAGGTACTCGATCCCGGCGCCGCTCTCGGACGGCATCCGTCTGATGATGGTCGGCGGGGTCGTGGTGATCGGACTCGCGGTGGACGCGCTCGCGGTGACGTTCCGCAGCGCCGCCCCCGCCGGACTGCCGCTGCTCGCGCTGTACTCCGTCGCCGCGGGTCTCGCGGACGGCGGCGCCGGATGGATCTGGTTCCTGCTGGCGGCCACCGGTTTCCTGGTGCTGCTGCTGGCCGAAGGACGTGACCGGCTCTCCCAGTGGGGGCGCGTCTTCGGCGGCGGGCCCCGTACACCCGGCGGAGATCCCTCGGGCAGCCCGACCGCGCCGGTCCGTACGGGACGGCGCATCGGCGCCGTCGCGCTCGGGGTCGCGCTGGTCGTTCCGCTCGCCCTGCCCGCGCTCGACGGCGGGCTGCTGGACGCCGCCCGCACGGGGGTCGCCGCGGGTTCCGGCGGGGGCAACACGATCTCCGCGGTGAACCCGCTGGTCTCGCTCAGCGACAGCCTGAACGTGGACGAGGACCGCGAGGTCATGTCCTACCGCACCAACTCGGAGGAGACGCAGAACCTCTATCTGCGGATCGTCTCGCTCGACGAGTTCGACGGCACGGCGTGGAAACCGGCCAAGCGTCATGTCGAGGACGTGCCGGGGACGTTCCCGACACCGCCAGGACTCAGTGACGACGTCCGGCGCACCGAGGTGGAGACGAGGATCTCGGCGGCCGACTGGTACGCGCAGGACTGGCTGCCGCTGCCCTACCCGGCCAGCCAGGTGGGGATCAACGGCAAGTGGCGGTTCGAGCCCGTGGGCCGCACGCTCGTCGGCGACCACGGCCAGACGACCCGCGGCCAGGAGTACACGGTCAAGAGCCTGATCGTGCAGCCGACCGCGGACCAGCTCGCGAACGCGCCCGAGGCGCCGGAGGTGCTGAAGCGCGAGTTCACCAGGGTGCCGAACTCACTGCCGCAGGTGGTGGCCGCGACGGCACGGAAGATCACGGCGAACTCGGCCAACGACTACGAGCGCGCGGTGAAGCTGCAGGACTGGTTCGCCCTGGAGGGCGGCTTCACGTACGACACGGAGGTGAAGGTCGGTAGCGGGTCCCAGGCGATAGCGCGCTTCCTCAGGGACAAGGAGGGCTTCTGCGTCCACTTCTCGTTCGCGATGGCCTCCATGGCCCGCACGCTGGGCATCCCGGCCCGGGTCGCGGTGGGCTTCACGCCTGGTTCGCCCAAGTCGGACGGCACGATGTCGGTGGGGTTGCGGGACGCGCACGCCTGGCCCGAGCTGTACTTCGAGGGTGTGGGCTGGACCCGCTTCGAGCCGACCCCGAACCGTGGCTCGGTTCCCGAGTACACGCGTACGGAGACGCCCGGCGCGGCCGTCCCCGACCCGGACGCGCCGTCGCGTTCCTCGTCCACGGCTCCCTCCGCCGCCCCGTCGGGCAGCGAGGAGTGCACGGCGGCCGAGAAGAAGCTGGAGCAGCCCTGCACGAGCGAGTCCCCGCAGGCGGCGTTCGGCGCGACCAACGACGATCCACCGTGGTGGCTGTCCCTGCTCCTGTGGCTCGCGGGCGGACTCGCCGTGGGCACGCTGCCGCTGCTGCCGATGCTGTGGCGGATGCGGACGCGGTCGGTGCGGCTCGGTTCGCACAGCTGGACCGGGTCGGACACCGGAGCCGCGGCGTCGGCGTCCGGGCAGGAGGCCGACGGCGACACGACGCGGGATCTCCGGCTCGAGTCGCACGGCCGGGCCGAGGCACGCACCGCGGCGATCGCGCTGGAGGCCTGGCAGGAGGTCAGTGACACGGCGTGGGACTTCGGTATCCCTCCCGACGATTCGCAGACGCCGCGCAAGGCGGCGGCGCGGATCGTCCGCGTCGGGCAGCTGGAGCCGGAGGCAGCGGCCTCCGTGCACCGGGTCGCCGACGCGGTGGAGCAGGTCCTGTACGCGCCGAGTCCCCGGCCGGCCCCCGGGCTGGGCGCCGATGTCCGCCGGATGACCCAGGGTCTGCGAGCCAACGCCGGCCGCGGTACGCGCCTGCGCGCACTGCTCGCACCGCGCTCGTCCGTCCGGGTGGTGTGGGCGGCTGCCGAGAGGTGGCACGCGCTGAAGTACCGCACCGCGACGCGCTGGGCAGCGCTGGTCCGGCGCGCGCGCCCGTCGGAACAGAGCGGCGGCGCGGGCGGCTGA
- a CDS encoding DUF3040 domain-containing protein, whose translation MPLSEHEQRMLEQMERALYAEDPKFATALEGSGLRTYTRRRVYQAVAGFLVGIALLMAGMVAQQIWVSVVGFLVMLGCAVLAVTGWRKAPKPGEQPAAGAPGAPQARRQGRQRRSMMDRIEQRWQRRRDEQGGQ comes from the coding sequence GTGCCGCTCTCGGAGCACGAGCAGCGAATGCTCGAGCAGATGGAGCGAGCGCTGTACGCCGAAGATCCCAAGTTCGCGACAGCGCTTGAGGGAAGCGGGCTGCGTACGTACACCCGGCGACGGGTCTACCAGGCGGTCGCCGGCTTCCTCGTAGGTATCGCGCTCCTCATGGCCGGAATGGTCGCACAGCAGATCTGGGTCAGTGTGGTGGGTTTTCTCGTCATGCTGGGCTGCGCGGTGCTCGCCGTCACCGGTTGGCGCAAGGCCCCCAAGCCGGGTGAACAGCCCGCGGCGGGTGCGCCGGGTGCTCCGCAGGCCCGTCGTCAGGGTCGGCAGCGGCGCTCCATGATGGACCGCATCGAACAGCGCTGGCAGCGGCGCCGTGACGAGCAGGGCGGCCAGTAA
- a CDS encoding class I SAM-dependent methyltransferase, with amino-acid sequence MSDPMRPPVSHRRPRPASPRSGPASPRASLRTAVVWDVLKDALDRRVKATGRESLDVLDTGGGSGNFAVPVARLGHRVTVVDPSPNALFALERRAAEADVADRVQGVQGDAHGLFDVVERGGYDAVLCHGVLEYMDDPAEGLRNAVGALRPEGVLSLLAAGLGGAVLARALAGHFTEARHALSDPDGRWGESDPVPHRFTADQLTALVEAAGLDVGAVHGVRVFADLVPGVLVDTEPGALDALLKLETAAAELAAFHAVATQLHVLGETQESAEG; translated from the coding sequence GTGTCGGACCCGATGCGCCCACCCGTCTCCCACCGCCGCCCCCGACCGGCGTCGCCGCGCTCCGGCCCCGCCAGCCCCCGCGCCTCTCTGCGTACCGCCGTGGTCTGGGACGTTCTGAAGGACGCCCTCGACCGCCGGGTCAAGGCCACGGGCCGGGAGTCGCTGGACGTGCTCGACACCGGAGGCGGCAGCGGCAACTTCGCGGTGCCCGTGGCCCGGCTCGGCCACCGCGTCACCGTCGTGGACCCCAGCCCGAACGCGCTGTTCGCGCTGGAGCGCCGCGCCGCCGAGGCGGACGTCGCCGACCGCGTCCAGGGTGTCCAGGGCGACGCGCACGGCCTCTTCGACGTCGTCGAGCGCGGCGGCTACGACGCGGTGCTGTGCCACGGCGTCCTCGAGTACATGGACGACCCCGCCGAAGGCCTGCGCAACGCCGTCGGCGCCCTGCGCCCCGAAGGCGTCCTCAGCCTGCTCGCCGCCGGACTGGGCGGCGCCGTGCTCGCGCGGGCCCTCGCCGGACACTTCACGGAAGCCCGCCACGCCCTGAGTGACCCGGACGGCCGCTGGGGCGAGAGTGATCCCGTGCCGCACCGCTTCACGGCCGACCAGCTCACCGCGCTGGTCGAGGCCGCGGGCCTGGACGTCGGTGCGGTACACGGCGTGCGGGTCTTCGCCGACCTGGTCCCCGGGGTCCTCGTGGACACCGAGCCCGGCGCCCTGGACGCCCTGCTGAAGCTGGAGACCGCGGCTGCGGAACTCGCCGCCTTCCACGCTGTTGCCACGCAGCTTCATGTGCTCGGTGAGACGCAGGAGTCGGCCGAGGGGTGA